The genome window TCAGGTACGTTTTTCCCCCTCACCCTtctcgcttccaccttCCCTTTCGAGTCTCGCTGAcatgctctcgctctctttTCCCTGTCCGCTACGTCTTTGACAGTTCATTCTCCCCGAAATGGCAGCACACGCAGTGCTCACCCTGTTCTTCCTACTCAGCGGGCAATGGCTTGCCTTCCTACTCAATGCTCCTCTCGTCGCATTCAACGTCAACAAAGTCATGAACAAAAACCATACCTTGGACGCCACAGAGATCTTCCGCACCTTGTCTCAACATAAGAAGGTCTGCTTTATCAAACTCGGCTTCTACCTCGTCAGCTTCTTCTACTACTTGTACAGGATGATCCTTGCGCTCATCGCCGACACCGAATAAGCGCACCTGAAACACGGGCAACCTAGGCGACACGAACGAGGTCAGTGCCGGAGACGAAGCTTGGAGAGATCCATACAAGTGGCATCCCAGGTAGGGGCGAGGAGAGTAGGAAACTGCAGTTTCATCACCAGGCACCAAGGCCTTTATATGGTGTTTCCTTGTAGTATT of Mycosarcoma maydis chromosome 7, whole genome shotgun sequence contains these proteins:
- a CDS encoding putative COPII component, with product MSGEGWLFLLSVLLSAVLLFTMVFFIIMFSDLECDYINPIDLCNKLNQFILPEMAAHAVLTLFFLLSGQWLAFLLNAPLVAFNVNKVMNKNHTLDATEIFRTLSQHKKVCFIKLGFYLVSFFYYLYRMILALIADTE